A part of Gemmatimonadota bacterium genomic DNA contains:
- a CDS encoding helix-turn-helix transcriptional regulator, which translates to MLDLQVIDDPAAATSALEPIRSRLLSELAVPASAATLATRVGLGRQKVNYHLLRLRPTGWCGWLRSGNGAG; encoded by the coding sequence ATGCTTGACCTCCAAGTCATCGACGATCCGGCCGCGGCGACGTCCGCCCTTGAGCCGATCCGCAGCCGGCTGCTCTCCGAATTGGCCGTCCCCGCCTCGGCGGCGACGCTGGCCACCCGGGTCGGCTTAGGTCGCCAGAAGGTCAACTACCACCTGCTGCGCTTGAGGCCCACGGGTTGGTGCGGTTGGCTGAGGAGCGGAAATGGGGCGGGCTGA
- a CDS encoding SRPBCC domain-containing protein, translating to MPAQFEEEGGKPVAVTLDFGPAMDSRSVVTAWDPPRLFAREELAGPRFPPIATEFSVEARAGGICVVRVVRSLFSSTDDWDAQLTGAEEGGRASPASCALSHALPRTALGDHADHVPGAGHGRRGVETLTAALGLHGARGGSLRRTGGCACAWRRGGYISDSPCGALMRLDTPGPGTAAFGTIKFGSMVMATLTFYMYGEQAAENVTRHTPLWQAWMQERFPMPAVMDDATP from the coding sequence GTGCCGGCACAGTTCGAGGAGGAAGGCGGCAAGCCGGTCGCGGTGACGTTGGACTTCGGTCCCGCGATGGATTCGCGCTCGGTGGTGACGGCGTGGGATCCGCCGAGGCTGTTCGCCCGCGAGGAGCTGGCTGGGCCCCGGTTCCCGCCGATCGCGACCGAGTTCAGCGTCGAGGCGCGCGCCGGCGGCATCTGCGTCGTGCGCGTGGTACGGAGCCTCTTCTCCAGCACGGACGATTGGGACGCGCAGCTGACTGGTGCCGAAGAGGGTGGCCGGGCATCGCCCGCGTCCTGCGCTCTATCTCACGCACTTCCGCGGACAGCGCTCGGCGATCATGCAGATCATGTCCCCGGTGCCGGGCACGGCCGCAGAGGCGTGGAGACACTGACCGCGGCACTCGGGCTGCACGGCGCGCGTGGGGGATCGTTGCGCCGCACAGGCGGGTGTGCCTGCGCTTGGCGGCGTGGTGGGTACATCAGCGACAGTCCGTGCGGTGCCCTGATGCGGCTCGACACGCCGGGGCCCGGCACCGCTGCGTTCGGCACCATCAAGTTCGGCAGCATGGTCATGGCGACCTTGACGTTCTACATGTACGGTGAGCAGGCAGCCGAGAACGTTACCCGCCACACACCGCTGTGGCAGGCGTGGATGCAGGAACGCTTCCCGATGCCGGCCGTCATGGACGACGCCACGCCATGA
- a CDS encoding DUF1579 domain-containing protein codes for MSLTLDPAAPSDFDFVIGDWRVHHRRLKARLAGCTEWETFDGLSSTRKTLGGFGNVEDNQLFLPTGSYRAVALRSYDVAAGTWSIWWLDGRFPGALDTPVVGRFSDGVGLFFAEDSLNGVPVRIRFSWRISPEGHPRWDQAFSVDGGVTWEVNWEMEFVRRS; via the coding sequence ATGTCGCTAACGCTCGACCCTGCCGCGCCTTCCGACTTCGACTTCGTCATCGGCGATTGGCGCGTCCATCATCGCCGCCTCAAGGCGCGCCTGGCCGGATGCACCGAGTGGGAGACCTTCGACGGATTGTCGTCGACGCGGAAGACGCTCGGGGGCTTCGGCAATGTCGAGGACAATCAGCTCTTCCTCCCGACGGGGAGCTACCGCGCGGTGGCGCTCCGGTCCTACGACGTGGCCGCGGGCACCTGGTCGATCTGGTGGCTCGATGGACGTTTCCCGGGGGCACTCGACACGCCGGTGGTTGGTCGCTTTTCCGATGGCGTGGGCCTGTTCTTCGCGGAGGATTCGCTCAACGGTGTGCCTGTTCGAATCCGCTTCAGCTGGCGCATCTCACCCGAGGGCCATCCCCGTTGGGATCAGGCCTTCTCGGTCGACGGCGGCGTCACCTGGGAAGTCAATTGGGAAATGGAGTTTGTCCGGCGCAGCTGA
- a CDS encoding nuclear transport factor 2 family protein, whose amino-acid sequence MKSLFSTTALLLAFAGSASAQEAAPPAPAVVVQRFVDAANARDANAMALLVAPDAIFERFPGGQIIAQGRDSIRARYARSLPPMPPGWRITVQPRIVEGNLVIDQEHFTGGPPERTQATWMYLVQGGLIRRAWVLDGKAP is encoded by the coding sequence ATGAAATCCCTGTTCAGCACCACCGCGCTTCTTCTTGCCTTTGCGGGCAGCGCGTCGGCCCAGGAAGCCGCGCCACCGGCGCCCGCGGTCGTGGTGCAGCGCTTCGTCGATGCGGCGAATGCGCGCGACGCCAACGCGATGGCACTGCTGGTCGCGCCGGACGCCATCTTCGAACGCTTTCCGGGTGGGCAGATCATCGCGCAGGGGCGCGACAGCATCCGCGCCCGCTACGCCCGGTCGCTGCCGCCCATGCCGCCCGGTTGGCGCATCACGGTGCAGCCGAGGATCGTCGAGGGCAACCTGGTTATCGACCAGGAGCACTTCACGGGCGGGCCGCCGGAACGGACACAGGCAACCTGGATGTACCTCGTGCAGGGCGGGTTGATCCGCCGCGCATGGGTGCTGGACGGAAAGGCGCCGTAA
- a CDS encoding TerC family protein, whose translation MEWLTDPQAWIALGTLTALEVVLGIDNLVFISILASKLPASQQSKARRPGLLLAVISRVALLFSLAWIIKLTAPLFTIASKGISGRDLILIAGGLFLLAKSTHEIHNKLEGDEGAMSARVAPSFGGVLIQIMLLDVVFSLDSVITAVGMVDDLSIMITAVVIAISFMIFFADAISGFVDRHPTVKMLALSFLLLIGVTLVAEGLGQHFPKGYIYFAMAFSVMVELLNLRMRRPKGPPVKLHSPYVAPPTGASND comes from the coding sequence ATGGAATGGCTGACTGACCCACAGGCATGGATCGCACTCGGGACCCTGACGGCGCTTGAGGTGGTGCTGGGGATCGACAATCTGGTCTTCATCAGCATCCTCGCGTCCAAGTTGCCGGCGAGCCAGCAATCGAAGGCGCGGCGCCCCGGCCTCCTGCTCGCCGTCATTTCGCGGGTCGCGCTGCTCTTTTCGCTGGCGTGGATCATCAAGCTGACGGCCCCGCTCTTCACGATTGCGTCGAAGGGCATCTCCGGACGGGACCTGATCCTGATCGCGGGCGGTCTCTTCCTGCTCGCGAAGAGCACGCACGAGATCCACAACAAGCTGGAAGGCGATGAAGGCGCCATGTCTGCTCGGGTCGCGCCCTCCTTCGGTGGCGTGCTGATCCAGATCATGCTGCTCGACGTCGTCTTCTCACTCGACTCCGTCATCACCGCGGTCGGCATGGTCGACGACCTCAGCATCATGATCACGGCGGTGGTGATTGCCATTTCGTTCATGATCTTCTTCGCGGACGCGATCAGCGGCTTTGTGGACCGGCATCCCACGGTCAAGATGCTGGCGCTGAGCTTCCTGCTCCTCATCGGCGTGACGCTCGTCGCGGAAGGTCTGGGTCAGCATTTCCCGAAGGGCTACATCTACTTCGCCATGGCATTCTCGGTCATGGTGGAGCTCCTGAATCTCAGGATGCGCCGCCCCAAGGGACCCCCCGTCAAACTCCACTCGCCGTACGTGGCACCGCCCACCGGCGCGTCGAACGACTGA
- a CDS encoding VOC family protein encodes MTAPALNATNLGCSITCTDLAASIRFYRDAIGFAVAQQFENEGKVVAAVIVAGNCQFVLNQDDGKLGWDRIKGQGCYLQINVPTYADVDSTAERIKANGGTLLSEPADRPWGARMFQFKDLDGFKLGVSTPLVA; translated from the coding sequence ATGACCGCTCCTGCGCTGAACGCGACCAACCTGGGCTGCTCCATCACCTGCACCGACCTCGCGGCCTCGATCCGCTTCTACCGCGATGCCATCGGGTTCGCCGTGGCGCAGCAATTCGAGAACGAGGGGAAGGTCGTCGCCGCCGTGATCGTCGCCGGCAACTGCCAGTTCGTCCTCAACCAGGACGACGGCAAGCTCGGCTGGGACCGGATCAAAGGGCAGGGCTGCTACCTGCAGATCAACGTCCCAACCTACGCCGACGTCGACAGCACCGCCGAGCGGATCAAGGCCAACGGCGGAACGCTGCTGAGCGAGCCGGCCGATCGCCCGTGGGGCGCGCGGATGTTCCAGTTCAAGGATCTCGACGGCTTCAAGCTTGGGGTGTCGACGCCGCTGGTGGCGTAG